A stretch of DNA from Bacillus sp. Marseille-Q1617:
CTTGATAGAAAAGTGCATGCTAATATATAATAGATGCAAAGGAAAACCAGTGTTGATTCAGACACTGGTTTTTTTCATGAATGTAACGTAATAATTGGAACTTCACGCATCACTGGCAAATCACAGTCTTGCGGGAAATCAACAGCGGTGTCAGGGATCCACAAAGAATAATAGCCAACGGATTATCATGTAATTTCTTCCTATTTATATAGGAAGAAACCTGGACAGGCTCTTTCATGGCAGTCCCTACATTTTTATGTGGTTTTCAGCAAACAATAGAGAAGGATTTACATGCCGGATTAACCTTGGCCGCTGATTCTGAAAAAGTTGATAATACCTTTTATTTGTTATAAGATTGTAATGATAATAAATTGAGAATGAGTAAGGGAGGAATCTCTTACATTCATTTTATAAAGTCACGGAGGTATATACACATGGCAGGTTCTACTTTAACAATTAAAGATCTTCATGTTGAGATTGAAGGAAAGGAAATCCTTAAAGGGGTTAACCTTGAAATTAAAGGTGGAGAAATCCACGCAGTAATGGGACCAAATGGTACAGGTAAATCTACTTTATCTTCTGCGATCATGGGTCACCCTAAGTATGAAGTCACTAAAGGAAGCATTACGTTTGACGGTGAAGACGTGCTTGAAATGGAAGTAGACGAGCGTGCACGAGTAGGTCTATTCCTTGCTATGCAGTACCCAAGTGAAATCAGCGGTGTAACAAATGCTGACTTTTTACGTTCTGCAATCAACAGCCGCCGCGAAGAAGGCGATGAGATTTCACTAATGAAATTCATCCGCAAAATGGATTCTGAAATGGAATATCTTGAAATGGATCCGGATATGGCACAGCGTTACCTGAACGAAGGTTTCTCCGGCGGTGAGAAGAAACGTAATGAAATTCTTCAATTGATGCTTCTTCAGCCAAAGATCGCAATCCTTGATGAGATTGATTCAGGCCTTGATATCGATGCCCTTAAAGTTGTTTCCAAAGGAATCAACAAAATGCGCGGAGAAGATTTCGGCTGCTTGATCATCACTCACTATCAGCGTCTTCTTAACTACATCACACCGGATCATGTCCACGTGATGATGCAGGGCCGCATTGTAAAATCAGGCGGAGCAGAATTAGCTCAGCGTCTTGAGGCGGAAGGGTATGACTGGATCAAGGAAGAGTTAGGAATCAAAGACGAAACTGTTGGCCAAGAAGCGTAAGTGTTAGGGGGATAATAATGACTGTAGAAACGAAACTATCAGTAGATCAGGACTATGTCAGCTCCTTCTCAAAGCAGCTTGGAGAGCCAGAATGGTTAACAACCCTTCGTACAGATGCCTTTAACAAAATGAAGGATCTTAGCCTACCGGTTGCTGATAAAACGAAAATCACGAACTGGAATTTCACTTCTTTCCAGAAGCATTCGGTTGAAAGTGATTCGTTTTCCTCATTGAGTGAGCTGCCAGAAGAAGCAAAAGCACTAGTTGACTTAGAAAGCAAAGATCAAAGCTTATATATCCAAAGAAACAATACACCTGCATATCTTTCACTATCCAGCGAATTAAAGGATAAGGGTGTCATTTTCACAGATATCTTTACAGCAGTGAAAGAGCACAGCGAAATTGTTCAAAAGTATTTCATGACAGAAGGCGTGAAAACGGATGAGCACAAGCTTACAGCACTTCATGCAGCATTGATGAATGGCGGAGCGTTCCTTTACATTCCAAAGAACGTAGAATTGGCTGATCCGATTCAAGCAGTTTATGTTCACGACAACGCTGAAGTTGCCATGTTCAACCACGTATTGGTTGTGGCGGAAGATAACAGCTCAGTGACGTATGTAGAAAACTATATTTCTACAACGGATGTTGAAGACGGCATATACAATATCGTAACGGAAGTAGTGGCGAACAATAATGCCAAAGTGGCATACGGTGCAGTGGACAATCTTGCAAGCGGCTTGACGACTTACGTGAACCGCCGCGGTGTTGCAGCAAGAGATGCCCGCATCGAATGGGCACTAGGGCTTATGAATGACGGAGACACTGTTTCTGAAAACGTAACGAACCTGATGGGTGACGGTTCTTTTGCTGACACAAAAACGGTTGTTGTCGGAAGAGGCAAACAGAAGCAAAACTTTACGACGAAGGTTGTTCACTTCGGTAAAAACTCTGAAGGTTACATCCTTAAGCATGGTGTCATGAAAGATGAAGCTTCTTCCATCTTTAACGGAATCGGCAAAATCGAACACGGTGCGTCAAAGTCGAATGCAGAGCAGGAATCACGCGTATTGATGCTGAGCGAAAAAGCACGAGGGGATGCAAACCCGATCCTTCTGATCGATGAAGATGATGTAACAGCAGGACACGCAGCATCAGTTGGCCGCGTTGATCCGCTTCAGCTTTACTACTTGATGAGCCGCGGTATTCCGCAAAAAGAGGCTGAACGCCTTGTTATTCACGGTTTCCTTGCTCCTGTGGTGAACCAATTGCCTATCGAAGGAGTCAAGAAACAGCTTGTCGAGGTAATCGAAAGGAAAGTAAACTAATGGATGTTAAAGAGATTCGTAAGCATTTTCCGATTCTCGACCAGGAAGTCAACGGACATCCACTCGTTTATTTAGACAGCGCGGCGACTTCGCAAAAACCGATTCCCGTCATTGAAGCGATCAATGATTATTATCGCGGCTATAACTCGAACGTTCACCGCGGTGTACACACGCTGGGGACACGAGCGACGGATGGCTATGAAGGAGCCCGTGAAAAGGTTCGTACATTCATCAACGCTTCGTCTACACAAGAAGTCATCTTTACACGCGGCACGACAACCGCGATCAATACAGTGGCGGCAAGCTACGGGCGTGCAAATCTGAATGAAGGCGACGAGATCGTCATCACTCATATGGAGCACCACAGTAATATCATTCCTTGGCAGCAGCTTGCAAAGGAAACAGGTGCCGTATTGAAATATGTTCCTCTTCAAGAGGATGGAACGATCACCCTTGAAGATGTAAAAGAAACCGTTACAGCCCAAACGAAGATTGTTTCAATCATGATGGTATCGAACGTGCTTGGTACGATGAACCCGATCAAGGAAATCACGCAAATTGCACATGATCACGGTGCAGTGATGGTGGTGGACGGGGCGCAGGCTGCTCCCCATATGAAGATCGACGTTCAGGATCTTGACTGTGATTTCTTCGCTTTCTCGGGCCATAAAATGGTTGGGCCTACCGGAATCGGTGTTCTTTACGGTAAGAAAAAGCATCTGAACAAGATGGAACCGGTCGAGTTTGGCGGAGAGATGATTGATTTCGTCGGGCTCCAGGAATCCACTTGGAAAGAGCTTCCTTGGAAGTTCGAAGGCGGTACGCCGATCATTGCAGGCGCGATTGGACTCGGGGCAGCGATTGATTTTCTCGAAGATATCGGACTGGACAATATCGAGGCATATGAGCACAAGCTTGCGGCTTATGCACTGGATAAAATGAATAGTGTTGAAGGAATGACCATCTACGGTCCCAAAGATCCAGGCCAGCGTGCCGGACTTGTTACCTTCAACATTGATGATGTCCATCCTCATGATGTTGCGACTGTATTGGATGCAGAAGGAATCGCTGTCCGTGCCGGTCACCATTGTGCGCAGCCGCTGATGAAATGGCTGAATGTCTCGGCAACTGCACGTGCCAGCTTCTACCTGTATAATACAGAAGAAGATATTGATAAACTTGTTGCAGGCCTGGTGAAGACAAAGGAGTTTTTCAGCGATGTCTTTTAATAACTTAGATCAGCTGTACAGACAAGTCATCATGGACCATTATAAAAACCCCCGCAATAAAGGGTCTTTAGAAGATGGCAGCTTTACGATCGATATGAATAATCCGACCTGCGGCGACCGCATCCACTTGACATTGAAAGTGGAGGATGGCGTCGTTCAGGATGCAAAGTTCGACGGCGAAGGGTGTTCAATCTCGATGGCATCTGCATCCATGATGACACAAATCGTAAAAGGTAAAGAAATCGATGAAGCACTTAAGCTTTCGAAGATTTTTTCTGATATGATGCAAGGTAACGAATATGATGAAGATGTGGATTTAGGAGATATTGAAGCACTTCAAGGAGTCGCTAAATTCCCTGCCCGCATTAAATGTGCGACACTGGCGTGGAAAGCGATGGAAAAAGGAGTAAAAGGAGAAGAGCAGGAGGAATAAGCTCTTCTCCCGACACTCTATCAAAGAATGGAGGAATCAACATGGCAAAGAAAATGCCTGAGATCGGGGATTATAAGTACGGATTTAGTGATAAAGACGTCTCAATTTTCCGTTCAAAACGTGGTTTAACGCGTGAGATTGTTGAAGAAATCTCCCGCATGAAGGAAGAGCCTCAAT
This window harbors:
- the sufC gene encoding Fe-S cluster assembly ATPase SufC, whose product is MAGSTLTIKDLHVEIEGKEILKGVNLEIKGGEIHAVMGPNGTGKSTLSSAIMGHPKYEVTKGSITFDGEDVLEMEVDERARVGLFLAMQYPSEISGVTNADFLRSAINSRREEGDEISLMKFIRKMDSEMEYLEMDPDMAQRYLNEGFSGGEKKRNEILQLMLLQPKIAILDEIDSGLDIDALKVVSKGINKMRGEDFGCLIITHYQRLLNYITPDHVHVMMQGRIVKSGGAELAQRLEAEGYDWIKEELGIKDETVGQEA
- the sufD gene encoding Fe-S cluster assembly protein SufD, with amino-acid sequence MTVETKLSVDQDYVSSFSKQLGEPEWLTTLRTDAFNKMKDLSLPVADKTKITNWNFTSFQKHSVESDSFSSLSELPEEAKALVDLESKDQSLYIQRNNTPAYLSLSSELKDKGVIFTDIFTAVKEHSEIVQKYFMTEGVKTDEHKLTALHAALMNGGAFLYIPKNVELADPIQAVYVHDNAEVAMFNHVLVVAEDNSSVTYVENYISTTDVEDGIYNIVTEVVANNNAKVAYGAVDNLASGLTTYVNRRGVAARDARIEWALGLMNDGDTVSENVTNLMGDGSFADTKTVVVGRGKQKQNFTTKVVHFGKNSEGYILKHGVMKDEASSIFNGIGKIEHGASKSNAEQESRVLMLSEKARGDANPILLIDEDDVTAGHAASVGRVDPLQLYYLMSRGIPQKEAERLVIHGFLAPVVNQLPIEGVKKQLVEVIERKVN
- a CDS encoding cysteine desulfurase; translation: MDVKEIRKHFPILDQEVNGHPLVYLDSAATSQKPIPVIEAINDYYRGYNSNVHRGVHTLGTRATDGYEGAREKVRTFINASSTQEVIFTRGTTTAINTVAASYGRANLNEGDEIVITHMEHHSNIIPWQQLAKETGAVLKYVPLQEDGTITLEDVKETVTAQTKIVSIMMVSNVLGTMNPIKEITQIAHDHGAVMVVDGAQAAPHMKIDVQDLDCDFFAFSGHKMVGPTGIGVLYGKKKHLNKMEPVEFGGEMIDFVGLQESTWKELPWKFEGGTPIIAGAIGLGAAIDFLEDIGLDNIEAYEHKLAAYALDKMNSVEGMTIYGPKDPGQRAGLVTFNIDDVHPHDVATVLDAEGIAVRAGHHCAQPLMKWLNVSATARASFYLYNTEEDIDKLVAGLVKTKEFFSDVF
- the sufU gene encoding Fe-S cluster assembly sulfur transfer protein SufU — protein: MSFNNLDQLYRQVIMDHYKNPRNKGSLEDGSFTIDMNNPTCGDRIHLTLKVEDGVVQDAKFDGEGCSISMASASMMTQIVKGKEIDEALKLSKIFSDMMQGNEYDEDVDLGDIEALQGVAKFPARIKCATLAWKAMEKGVKGEEQEE